In Mastigocladopsis repens PCC 10914, a single window of DNA contains:
- a CDS encoding pentapeptide repeat-containing protein, protein MKANELLAEYEKGKRDFTGINLSEAYLQEANLSGAILDKAILDGADLSKVNLSQASLIEADLNGANLKQANLTQANLSGAILDGAILEGAILDGANLSQADLTIAKLIGTQLQNAELQEANLNAVSLNEANLSHADLAKADLSQADLSHAQLNETNLNQTNLNDANLEGTILDVDKA, encoded by the coding sequence ATGAAAGCAAATGAACTATTGGCAGAATACGAGAAAGGCAAAAGAGATTTTACTGGGATAAATTTGAGTGAAGCATACTTGCAAGAAGCTAACCTGAGTGGAGCAATTTTAGACAAAGCCATTCTGGATGGAGCAGATTTAAGTAAGGTGAATCTTAGCCAAGCAAGCTTAATTGAGGCTGACTTAAATGGAGCAAATTTAAAGCAGGCAAATCTTACCCAAGCTAATTTGAGTGGAGCCATTCTAGATGGAGCTATTTTAGAAGGAGCCATTTTGGACGGTGCTAACTTAAGTCAAGCCGACTTAACGATCGCAAAGTTGATTGGCACTCAATTGCAAAATGCGGAACTGCAAGAGGCTAATTTGAATGCAGTTTCTCTAAATGAAGCAAACTTGAGCCATGCTGACTTAGCTAAAGCAGATTTAAGCCAAGCAGATTTGAGCCACGCCCAATTAAACGAGACTAACTTGAACCAAACTAACTTGAATGACGCAAATCTAGAAGGTACAATTCTCGACGTAGATAAGGCTTGA
- a CDS encoding NAD(P)H-quinone oxidoreductase subunit 4, whose translation MNTANFPWLTTIILFPIAASLLTPFIPDKDGKTVRWYALTIGLLDFALIVTAFYTGYDFSNPDLQLFESYSWLPQIGLNWSVGADGLSMPLIILTGFITTLAMLAAWPVTLKPRLFYFLMLAMYGGQIAVFAVQDMLLFFLVWELELVPIYILLSIWGGKKRQYAATKFILYTAGGSLFILLAGLTMAFHGDTITFDMQTLAAKGFSLNLQLWLYAAFLIAYAVKLPIFPLHTWLPDAHGEATAPVHMLLAGVLLKMGGYALIRMNAQMLPDAHAYFAPVLVVLGVVNIIYAALTSFAQRNLKRKIAYSSISHMGFVAIGIASFTDLGLNGAMLQMVSHGLIGASLFFLVGATYDRTHTLMLDEMGGVGKKMGKMFAMWTTCSLASLALPGMSGFVAELMVFVGFSTSDAYNPTFKVIVVFLMAIGVILTPIYLLSMLREIFYGEENKELVSHQNLIDAEPREIFIIACLLVPIIGIGLYPKMLTQVYDATTVHLTARLRDSVPALAEQKVPALSLSAPEIGN comes from the coding sequence ATGAATACAGCAAATTTCCCTTGGCTGACGACGATTATTCTGTTTCCGATAGCGGCGTCACTGCTGACTCCCTTCATTCCAGATAAAGATGGCAAAACAGTGCGCTGGTATGCCCTGACCATAGGGCTGTTAGATTTTGCACTGATTGTCACTGCTTTTTATACAGGGTACGATTTCTCCAATCCAGATTTGCAACTGTTTGAGAGTTATAGCTGGCTTCCACAGATCGGTTTGAATTGGTCAGTCGGGGCAGATGGCTTGTCCATGCCCCTGATTATTTTGACTGGATTCATTACCACGCTGGCGATGTTAGCAGCTTGGCCCGTGACCCTCAAGCCGAGGCTGTTTTACTTTTTGATGCTGGCAATGTATGGCGGTCAGATCGCCGTGTTCGCCGTCCAGGATATGCTGTTGTTTTTCCTGGTGTGGGAACTGGAACTGGTGCCAATATACATTCTGCTTTCGATTTGGGGAGGCAAAAAGCGGCAATACGCAGCAACCAAGTTTATTTTGTACACCGCAGGCGGTTCGCTGTTTATTTTGCTCGCTGGCTTGACGATGGCGTTTCATGGTGATACAATCACTTTTGATATGCAAACGCTTGCAGCCAAAGGCTTCAGCCTCAATCTCCAACTTTGGCTGTACGCTGCCTTCTTGATTGCCTACGCCGTCAAACTTCCCATTTTCCCGTTGCATACCTGGCTGCCAGATGCTCACGGAGAAGCTACAGCCCCCGTGCATATGTTGCTGGCAGGTGTTCTGCTGAAAATGGGCGGTTATGCTCTGATTCGCATGAATGCCCAGATGCTTCCTGATGCTCACGCTTATTTTGCCCCAGTTTTGGTGGTTTTGGGGGTTGTGAATATCATCTACGCCGCCCTCACATCCTTTGCCCAGAGAAATCTGAAGCGAAAAATTGCCTACTCCTCAATTTCTCACATGGGCTTTGTGGCAATTGGTATTGCTTCCTTCACCGACTTAGGCTTGAATGGGGCAATGCTGCAAATGGTTTCCCACGGTTTGATTGGGGCAAGTTTGTTCTTCTTGGTAGGGGCAACTTATGACCGCACCCACACCTTAATGCTGGATGAAATGGGCGGTGTTGGGAAGAAAATGGGCAAGATGTTTGCCATGTGGACAACTTGTTCCTTGGCATCTTTAGCCTTGCCAGGAATGAGCGGTTTTGTTGCTGAGTTGATGGTGTTCGTTGGCTTTTCTACCAGCGATGCCTATAACCCAACCTTCAAAGTCATTGTGGTGTTCTTAATGGCAATAGGAGTCATTTTAACTCCCATTTATTTGCTATCAATGCTGCGGGAGATTTTCTATGGTGAAGAGAACAAAGAATTAGTTTCTCACCAGAACCTGATAGATGCCGAACCCCGCGAAATCTTTATCATCGCCTGCTTGTTGGTGCCAATTATTGGGATTGGTTTGTATCCCAAGATGCTGACTCAGGTGTATGACGCGACAACTGTACACCTCACGGCGCGCCTGCGCGACTCTGTGCCTGCTTTGGCAGAGCAAAAAGTGCCTGCGCTGTCCTTAAGTGCGCCAGAGATTGGCAATTAG
- a CDS encoding HNH endonuclease, producing MPSERVTEAIRRIVAARAQNYCEYCRCSGEFATESFTVEHIKPRQAGGESTLENLAWSCFGCNSHKHTKTDSTDPMTGQQEPLFNPRQQSWNEHFSWSSDFTEVIGKTPCGRATVEALRLNRPGVVNLRRLLFMAGLHPPENNEPTTP from the coding sequence ATGCCATCTGAACGAGTTACTGAAGCGATTAGGCGTATTGTTGCAGCGCGAGCACAAAATTACTGTGAGTATTGTCGTTGTTCTGGTGAATTTGCGACTGAGAGTTTTACAGTTGAGCATATAAAACCCCGTCAAGCTGGTGGGGAAAGCACTTTGGAGAATCTAGCTTGGAGTTGCTTCGGCTGTAACAGTCACAAACACACAAAGACTGATAGCACTGACCCTATGACAGGGCAACAAGAACCTTTGTTCAACCCGCGTCAGCAATCTTGGAATGAGCATTTTAGCTGGAGTAGTGACTTCACTGAGGTTATTGGCAAAACGCCTTGTGGTCGAGCGACAGTAGAAGCACTCCGTTTGAATCGACCAGGGGTGGTAAACTTGCGTCGTCTGCTATTTATGGCTGGACTGCATCCACCAGAAAATAATGAGCCAACCACGCCATGA
- a CDS encoding DOPA 4,5-dioxygenase family protein, whose amino-acid sequence MTQTTVKITGFHAHIYFDPATRDVAARVREGLGARFNVQLGRWHDKPIGPHPKAMYQVAFLPEEFAKVVPWLMLNREGLDILVHPETGDDVKDHMENSLWLGEKLELNIDFLQRIGKT is encoded by the coding sequence ATGACACAAACTACTGTCAAGATTACTGGTTTTCATGCTCATATCTACTTCGATCCTGCCACTCGTGATGTAGCTGCGCGTGTCCGTGAAGGATTGGGCGCAAGGTTTAACGTGCAGCTTGGGCGCTGGCATGATAAACCCATTGGTCCACACCCAAAAGCAATGTATCAAGTTGCGTTCTTACCTGAGGAGTTTGCTAAGGTTGTCCCCTGGTTAATGCTTAACCGTGAGGGGTTAGATATTTTAGTTCACCCTGAGACGGGCGATGATGTCAAAGACCACATGGAAAATTCCCTGTGGTTAGGAGAGAAGCTAGAGCTTAATATAGACTTTCTTCAACGGATTGGAAAAACCTAG
- a CDS encoding NAD(P)H-quinone oxidoreductase subunit 5, translating to MEVIYQYAWLIPVLPLLGAMLVGLGLISLNQVTNSLRQLNSALIISLMGAAMGLSIALLWSQIQGHAPYTHTLEWAAAGNFHLSMGYTIDHLTALMLVIVTTVAFLVMVYTDGYMAHDPGYVRFYAYLSLFGSSMLGLVVSPNLVQIYIFWELVGMCSYLLVGFWYDRKAAADACQKAFVTNRVGDFGLLLGILGLFWATGSFDFDVMGIRLAELVQTGAVSNLLAVLFAILVFLGPVAKSAQFPLHVWLPDAMEGPTPISALIHAATMVAAGVFLIARMYPVFEHVPAAMNVIAFTGAFTAFLGATIAITQNDIKKGLAYSTISQLGYMVMAMGVGAYSAGLFHLMTHAYFKAMLFLGSGSVIHGMEGVVGHDPNLAQDMRLMGGLRKYMPVTATTFFIGCVAISGIPPFAGFWSKDEILGKAFNANPFLWAVGWLTAGITAFYMFRMYFVTFEGKFRGNQRGMWQKLKSPAGMGVVAGFDTAPAFGPGAMTKGELEATEEHHHDDHGHGHSEYPHESPWTMTLPLALLAIPSMLIGLVGTPFANYFEEFIFSPNETLAEVVEKAAEFDPNEFYIMAGASVGISLIGITLASLMYVWGKINPVAIAQKIQPLYELSLNKWYFDDIYHRVFVLGLRRLARQVMEVDFRVVDGAVNLTGFFTLVSGEGLKYLENGRAQFYALIIFGAVLGLVIFFGVT from the coding sequence ATGGAAGTAATCTATCAGTATGCCTGGCTGATTCCGGTATTACCTCTTCTTGGGGCAATGCTGGTCGGTCTAGGGTTAATCTCGTTGAATCAGGTGACAAACAGCCTGCGGCAGCTAAACTCGGCATTGATTATCTCCTTGATGGGAGCTGCAATGGGTTTGTCGATCGCCTTGCTGTGGAGTCAAATACAAGGACACGCTCCTTACACCCATACCTTGGAATGGGCAGCAGCAGGCAATTTTCACCTGAGCATGGGCTACACTATTGACCACCTGACAGCCCTAATGCTGGTGATTGTGACAACTGTAGCCTTCTTAGTCATGGTTTACACCGATGGCTACATGGCTCATGACCCAGGCTATGTCCGGTTTTACGCCTATCTCAGCTTATTCGGCTCCTCAATGTTGGGTCTGGTGGTCAGCCCCAACCTAGTACAGATTTATATCTTCTGGGAGCTGGTCGGGATGTGTTCGTACTTGCTGGTCGGCTTTTGGTACGATCGCAAGGCAGCAGCAGATGCTTGTCAAAAGGCATTTGTGACCAACCGTGTAGGCGACTTTGGATTGCTGTTGGGCATTCTCGGACTTTTTTGGGCAACGGGAAGCTTTGATTTTGATGTGATGGGCATCCGCCTAGCAGAACTCGTGCAAACAGGTGCTGTCAGCAATTTACTTGCCGTGCTGTTTGCAATTCTCGTGTTCCTCGGTCCAGTTGCCAAATCTGCCCAATTCCCCCTGCACGTCTGGCTACCAGACGCGATGGAAGGTCCCACGCCCATCTCTGCCCTGATCCACGCGGCAACGATGGTGGCAGCGGGAGTTTTCCTCATTGCCCGGATGTACCCAGTCTTTGAACACGTCCCAGCAGCAATGAACGTGATTGCCTTCACTGGGGCATTTACAGCATTTTTGGGCGCGACAATTGCCATTACTCAAAACGACATCAAAAAGGGCTTAGCTTACTCCACCATTTCCCAACTCGGTTACATGGTGATGGCAATGGGAGTCGGTGCATACAGCGCCGGACTTTTCCACCTGATGACCCACGCCTACTTTAAGGCGATGCTGTTCCTTGGTTCTGGTTCTGTGATTCACGGCATGGAAGGAGTCGTCGGTCACGACCCTAACTTGGCGCAGGATATGCGGTTGATGGGTGGACTGCGGAAGTATATGCCAGTGACAGCAACGACCTTCTTCATTGGTTGCGTGGCAATTTCTGGTATCCCGCCCTTTGCTGGTTTCTGGTCAAAAGATGAAATTCTCGGGAAGGCATTTAATGCGAACCCATTTCTTTGGGCTGTTGGCTGGCTAACCGCCGGAATTACCGCTTTCTACATGTTCCGGATGTATTTCGTCACCTTTGAAGGAAAATTCCGGGGCAATCAACGTGGAATGTGGCAAAAACTCAAATCTCCAGCTGGAATGGGAGTTGTTGCAGGTTTTGATACTGCCCCTGCTTTTGGTCCTGGTGCGATGACCAAAGGAGAACTCGAAGCAACCGAGGAACACCATCATGATGACCACGGTCACGGTCATAGCGAATATCCTCACGAGTCGCCTTGGACAATGACTCTACCGTTAGCGCTTTTGGCAATTCCTTCGATGCTGATTGGTTTGGTAGGGACACCTTTTGCCAACTACTTTGAGGAGTTTATCTTCTCACCCAACGAAACCTTAGCCGAAGTCGTGGAAAAAGCCGCAGAATTCGACCCGAATGAATTCTACATTATGGCGGGCGCTTCAGTGGGCATTTCCTTGATTGGCATTACCCTAGCTTCCCTAATGTATGTCTGGGGTAAGATTAACCCGGTGGCGATCGCTCAAAAAATCCAGCCGCTTTATGAGCTATCCCTGAACAAGTGGTACTTTGATGACATTTACCATCGTGTTTTTGTCCTCGGCTTGCGTCGTTTAGCCAGACAAGTGATGGAAGTTGACTTCCGCGTTGTCGATGGTGCTGTTAACCTCACAGGCTTTTTCACTCTTGTCAGTGGCGAAGGTCTGAAATACCTAGAAAACGGTCGCGCTCAATTCTATGCCTTGATTATCTTTGGGGCTGTGTTGGGCTTAGTGATTTTTTTCGGTGTGACTTGA